Part of the candidate division WOR-3 bacterium genome, AAGTAGTGAATCATGTTAAGGAAATTTTGGTGAGAAAGGGGTACAAGATATGAAAAAGGCTTATATATTGGTGTGTCTCATTTTCCTCGTTTGCGGGGGAATGTTCATTGGTCAGAAACTATGGGCAGCCCCGGATACCTATTCAATGCTCAGAGCTTTCAACAAAATACTCAAGGAGTTACAGGATAGTTACGTAACACCGGTCAGCCCTGATAGTCTTATAAGGGGCGCGATCGATGGTATGATCGATATGGTCCACGACCCCCACACAGATTTCTTGACGCGTGAGGAATATAGTGCTCTGCGGGAATCGACGACTGGTGAGTTCGGGGGGATCGGAGCGACTATCGGCAAGCGCGACGAGCGTATCATGGTAATATCGCCGCTCGAGGGTACGCCGGCGTATCGGTCGGGTCTTCAGCCTGGTGATGAAATCTTGAATGTCAATGGTGTTTCGACCGAGGGCAAGAGTGTTGATGTGGTCGTAAAGGAGATTCGCGGCGATCCCGGCACCGAGGTTGTGCTCACAATACACCGTTCGTTGATCGATGAGCCATTCGATGTTGAGATCACACGTGCAATCATAAAACTCGATGCCGTGCCATATTTCGGCATGATCGACGACAAGATCGGTTATGTGTACCTGCGTAATTTTTCGATCTCCGCCGACGTTGAATTGAAAAAAGCTCTTGACTCGCTGTTCGCGATGGGCGTGGAAAAGCTGGTATTCGATCTGCGCCTGAATTCCGGGGGTTTGCTCAATGAGGGACTCACCGTGAGTGAACTATTTCTGCCGAAGGGCAAAGAGATCGTTGCTACCAAGGGAAGGAATGAGCGTGAGCGGATGTTCAGGTCACAGAAGACTTATTCTTATGTAGATTTTCCCATGGTGACCCTCGTGGATGGTGGGTCGGCTTCGGCATCCGAGATCGTGGCCGGTGCACTTCAGGATTGGGATAGAAGTCTGATAATCGGTACCACTACTTTTGGCAAGGGTTCGGTGCAGAATATCATACCCTTTGAAGACAGTACAGCTCTTAAGTTAACCACCGCCCGCTGGTATACTCCTTCGGGCAGGAGCATTGACAAACCAGTTGACTGGGACGGGTTGGACGGCAGGGTCACCTCGGCACAGCAAAGGTTAGTCGATAGGCTGATAAATGAACTTGAAGAGCTGCGGGAGCAGGCGAAAACCGATGGTGAGAAGAAGATCGTGGAAATGATCGAGGATGACCTGTATGATATTGAGGATAACATTTACAGGCTTCGCGTGGATTCGACGAAATTGAATGAGCAAAAGGAATTTACTACATTGGGACCGCTCAAGCGCAAGGTGTACGGCGAAGGAGGTATAATACCTGATGTTGTCATCGAACCTCAGCGGTTGTCCCAGCTGGAAACCGATATACTGACAAAGGGCCTGGGTTTTGATTTTGTCGTGAAGTACACGGCGGAACATAACGACATCGATAAGAATTTCGAGGTTGGGGATAAGCTGCTGAAAGAATTCGCGGTTTATCTTCTCGAACACGAAGTCGAGTTCACCGATAAAGAGTATGAAGACGTAAAGGAAAGGCTGCGCAGCCGGTTGAAGCAAGAGTTTTATACGAACCGGTGGGGTATGAAAGAGGGATACAGGATACGCGTGGCTGATGATTCCCTGGTTCAGCAAGCCGTGAAAATGCTAAAGGAGGTTGCGTCTTCGCAGGACCTTTTTCGTCACGCAAAATGATGCAGATTCAACGACACAAAGGCAGCCGCTGACACCGCGTGTACCGTGGGAATTTCCGGTGCTCGTCCTCCTCGCGGCGGTGTTAGCTGGTATTGTATGGTTTATTTCGCGAAGACATTCATGAAGGCGTAGAACTATATGGTGGATGAATCTTTCCGTATTGAGATAACGAATCGCTCAGACCCGAGGGGTAATTTCATTAAGGAGTCTTTTCATTCTTTTGGTCTGTCCGGTGTCGAAGGAGTATTGGTAAGCGATATTTATTACATATCCGGTGCCGTGTCGATGTCGCAGATCGAAAAGATCGCCCGGGAATTGTTATGCGATCCTGTTGTTGAGGAGTACCGAATAGGCGAGGGTGGAGAAGCGGCAGAAGGTTTTGAGGTATTGTTCAATTACGGGGTTACCGATCCCAAGGAAGAAAGCGTAAGAAAGGCGATCGCCGATCTGCGTATCGAGATCCAATCGGTCAAGACCGGCAACAGTTATGTCATAAGAGGCGAATTCGACAGGAAACAGTTGATAAAGAGTGCCGAACTTTTCTTGTACAACCCGTTGATCCAACACGTAAAACACGGCAAAGAGGATACGCACAAGCCTGAAGCATATGAGCTGCGTATTAACTGTGTAGATCTGGGGGGCGACGTACTCAAGCTGAGTCGCGATATGGGGCTTTCTCTTTCAAAGACAGAAATGGAATGCATCAAAGATTACTTCGGTTCGGAAAAAAGGAAGCCAACAGATGTCGAACTCGAGACAATTGCTCAGACATGGAGCGAGCACTGCCGACACAAGACATTCCTCGGAAAGATCCTATTCGACGGTGAGCACATTGACAATCTCCTGAAGAATACAATAATGCAAGCCACACGGGAAATTGACCATCCGCTGTGTCTGTCTGTATTCCACGATAATTCCGGAGTCATTGATTTTGATGAAGATCATGGAGTGTGTTTCAAGGTGGAAACGCATAATCATCCTTCGGCCCTTGAACCTTACGGTGGCGCGGCTACAGGAATTGGGGGAGTGATACGTGATATTCTCGGTACCGGATTAGGTGCTAGACCGATCCTCAACACGGACGTTTTCTGCTTCGGCATGCCCGATTTCGATTACCATGAATTGCCCGACGGTATTCTACACCCAAAGACAATTATCAAGGGTGTGATCCGCGGTGTCCGCGACTACGGCAACCGGATGGGAATACCTACGGCCAGCGGAGCGATATGTTTTGATGAATCATTCCTCTACAATCCACTCGTATACTGTGGCTGCGTCGGTCTGATCAGAAAGGACCGTATAAAGAAAGGTGCAAAGCCAGGTGATATGGTCTTGCTCGTTGGCGGTCGGACTGGCCGTGATGGCATACACGGTGTTACATTTGCCTCGGCCGAGCTATCCGGAGAATCGGAAAAATCATGTGTCCAGATTGGCAATCCCATTATGGAAAGGCGCGTTATGGATTGTTTGCTGCAGGTGAACGAGCAGGGTATTCTGAATTCAGTGACTGACTGCGGCGGTGGTGGATTATCGAGTGCAGTGGGTGAGATGGGGAAGGAGACCGGGGTCAAGGTATTCCTCGATCGAGTGCCCCTGAAATACAAAGGCCTTTCCCCTCGAGAAATATGGATATCCGAATCCCAGGAAAGAATGGTACTTGCTGTCCCTCAAGAGCATATCCAAAAGGTCATCCAGGTCTTTGAAGGTGAGGGAGTCCTGGCAACCGTCATTGGTGAATTCACCGATGATAGACGTCTAGTATTGCACTATAGAGAAAGCGAGGTGTGCGATCTGGATATGGAATTCCTACACGACGGGCTGCCAATGCCAGTAAAGAAAGCAGTGATAAAGGCAAAAGCACCGGGCGAAGTCGATGTCCCCAAACCTGTAGATTTAAATTCATTGATCATCGAAATAGTCAGTGGTTTGAATGCGTGTTCAAGGGAATGGGTCATCAGGGAATACGATCACGAGGTCCAGGGCGCGAGCGCCATAAAACCATTGGTAGGAGTATACGGGATTGGTCCTCAGGACGCGGTCGTGGTTCGTCCCGATCTGAACAAGAAAAGGGGAGTGGTGATTTCCTGCGGGATCAATGTCCGGTACGGCAAACTGGATGCCTACAACATGGCGTTATCGGTCATCGATGAGGCGATGCGAAACATGGTCGCGACTGGCGGTGACATAACAAAGGCCACGATGTTAGATAATTTCTGTTTATCCTCACCGGAACGCGAAGCGGTTCTTGGCGATCTCGTCCTTTCGGCAAGGGGCTGTTATGACGCCGCAAAATGCTTTGGTGTTCCTTTCATATCGGGTAAGGATAGCCTCTATAATGAATGGGTTGACAAAGATGGAAAAGTCATTGCGATCCCACCGGTGCTTCTAATATCAGCGATCGGTATTGTCGAGGATGTGGACAAATGCGTGACAATGGATCTTAAGGAGATCGGTTCTGAACTCTACATGCTGGGCGAGACCAAAGAGGAACTGGGCGGTTCTGAATACTACCGGGTACTGGGCGTGGAAGCCGGAGCCGTTCCGGGTCTGGACCTTGTGAATGCTCCGAAGATAATGGCGCGTCTGCATTCGGCGATCCAGAAGGGTCTGGTTGTCGCCTGCCATGATCTTTCTGAAGGTGGCCTTGCACTGGCCGTGAGTGAAATGGCATTCAGCGGTGATATCGGTGCAGAGATCGACCTTCACACCATTCCATTTACAGGCAAGAAGAAACGGTTTGATACGATCCTTTTTTCGGAGTCCAATACGCGCTTCCTGGTCGAGGTGCGTCAGGAGAACAAAGACGAATTCACCCGATTGTTCAGCGGAACACCCGTTGCGAGGATCGGTAAGACGGTCCGTGACAAGCGTCTAAGAATATTCGCCGACGACCGCAAGCTCGTCGACCTGCCACTTCTTGTTCTAAGGAAGAAGTGGCTTAGAAAAGTTGTCTGATATCCCCGGAACCGTCATTGCGAGGGAGTGAAACGACCGAAGCAATCTCCTGGTGTGATTATTTAACCACAGCGATCTTCACGACATCATTACCCGCGCCGTGTGTTATCAGTAGACAATAGTAAAGTCCGCTTCCCACATCTTTACCATCCTCGTCTGTGCCGTCCCATACAAAAGCCGATTCTCCGGTGTAGCTGCCTGGCAGGAGTAATCCTGAACGTTCTTCCTTTCTGACCAGACGGCCGCTCATCGAATATACTTTGAACTCGACCAAAGATTCGCGGTCCAATCTGAACGGCATGTATATATTATCGTGCTGGCTCAGCAGGAAGGGATTTGGATAAGGAGTCAACCACCCGCTACCCCCAACAGAATCCACCTGGATCGGTGAGTGAGTGATCGCTGCGTAAGCATCAGGCCACCCGTAGCCCATACTATCACTAGGAGTGTCTGCGAAGCTCGCCGTGCTGTAAAGCGCCGTTTGGACCGAATCGACGGTCCAGTTCGGATGTGCTTCGAGGAGCAGGGCACATATGCCGGTGATCATCGCAGTGGCGCCTGAAGTGCCAAATGAATAGAGGTATGAATCGGTTGAGTCTGGATTTATGACGACCGGTGCCGCGGACAGGCACATTATTTCCGGTTTCATTCTTCCGTCAAATGTGGGGCCGTATCCGGAATACTGCCAGCGGTTATACAGCGAGTCGATACCTCCAACCGTGATGACATTCATTGCATCACCCGGTATTTCTATTCTCGGCACCGATACATTACCTGCTGCAGTCACGACCAGAAGACCGCGTTTTGTTGCCTCATAGGCAGCGATCGAAGCGGGCGATGTCTTTCCATCGAAATCCCTGGGCCAGGCATA contains:
- a CDS encoding S41 family peptidase encodes the protein MKKAYILVCLIFLVCGGMFIGQKLWAAPDTYSMLRAFNKILKELQDSYVTPVSPDSLIRGAIDGMIDMVHDPHTDFLTREEYSALRESTTGEFGGIGATIGKRDERIMVISPLEGTPAYRSGLQPGDEILNVNGVSTEGKSVDVVVKEIRGDPGTEVVLTIHRSLIDEPFDVEITRAIIKLDAVPYFGMIDDKIGYVYLRNFSISADVELKKALDSLFAMGVEKLVFDLRLNSGGLLNEGLTVSELFLPKGKEIVATKGRNERERMFRSQKTYSYVDFPMVTLVDGGSASASEIVAGALQDWDRSLIIGTTTFGKGSVQNIIPFEDSTALKLTTARWYTPSGRSIDKPVDWDGLDGRVTSAQQRLVDRLINELEELREQAKTDGEKKIVEMIEDDLYDIEDNIYRLRVDSTKLNEQKEFTTLGPLKRKVYGEGGIIPDVVIEPQRLSQLETDILTKGLGFDFVVKYTAEHNDIDKNFEVGDKLLKEFAVYLLEHEVEFTDKEYEDVKERLRSRLKQEFYTNRWGMKEGYRIRVADDSLVQQAVKMLKEVASSQDLFRHAK
- the purL gene encoding phosphoribosylformylglycinamidine synthase subunit PurL, which encodes MVDESFRIEITNRSDPRGNFIKESFHSFGLSGVEGVLVSDIYYISGAVSMSQIEKIARELLCDPVVEEYRIGEGGEAAEGFEVLFNYGVTDPKEESVRKAIADLRIEIQSVKTGNSYVIRGEFDRKQLIKSAELFLYNPLIQHVKHGKEDTHKPEAYELRINCVDLGGDVLKLSRDMGLSLSKTEMECIKDYFGSEKRKPTDVELETIAQTWSEHCRHKTFLGKILFDGEHIDNLLKNTIMQATREIDHPLCLSVFHDNSGVIDFDEDHGVCFKVETHNHPSALEPYGGAATGIGGVIRDILGTGLGARPILNTDVFCFGMPDFDYHELPDGILHPKTIIKGVIRGVRDYGNRMGIPTASGAICFDESFLYNPLVYCGCVGLIRKDRIKKGAKPGDMVLLVGGRTGRDGIHGVTFASAELSGESEKSCVQIGNPIMERRVMDCLLQVNEQGILNSVTDCGGGGLSSAVGEMGKETGVKVFLDRVPLKYKGLSPREIWISESQERMVLAVPQEHIQKVIQVFEGEGVLATVIGEFTDDRRLVLHYRESEVCDLDMEFLHDGLPMPVKKAVIKAKAPGEVDVPKPVDLNSLIIEIVSGLNACSREWVIREYDHEVQGASAIKPLVGVYGIGPQDAVVVRPDLNKKRGVVISCGINVRYGKLDAYNMALSVIDEAMRNMVATGGDITKATMLDNFCLSSPEREAVLGDLVLSARGCYDAAKCFGVPFISGKDSLYNEWVDKDGKVIAIPPVLLISAIGIVEDVDKCVTMDLKEIGSELYMLGETKEELGGSEYYRVLGVEAGAVPGLDLVNAPKIMARLHSAIQKGLVVACHDLSEGGLALAVSEMAFSGDIGAEIDLHTIPFTGKKKRFDTILFSESNTRFLVEVRQENKDEFTRLFSGTPVARIGKTVRDKRLRIFADDRKLVDLPLLVLRKKWLRKVV